A genomic region of Sphingobium sp. HWE2-09 contains the following coding sequences:
- a CDS encoding redoxin family protein yields the protein MRKALIWLPLVLCLAFVGLFASGLFKPDDRVIHSRLVGQPLPAFTLPAAASDRPALASAQLATGKPRLLNIFASWCVPCAAEAPQLDALKQAGVEIDAIAIRDARPDVDAFLKRNGNPYARIGLDARSSVQIALGSSGVPETFVIDGKGRIAYQHIGDIRADDVPMILDRLKDAQ from the coding sequence ATGAGGAAGGCGCTGATTTGGCTGCCCTTGGTCCTTTGCCTGGCCTTTGTCGGCCTGTTCGCCAGCGGCTTGTTCAAGCCCGACGATCGGGTCATCCATTCGCGCCTTGTCGGCCAGCCGCTACCCGCCTTCACCTTGCCCGCAGCCGCCAGCGACCGCCCGGCGCTGGCGAGCGCGCAATTGGCGACCGGCAAGCCGCGCCTGCTCAACATCTTCGCCAGCTGGTGCGTCCCCTGCGCCGCCGAAGCGCCGCAACTGGACGCGCTGAAACAGGCGGGGGTGGAGATCGACGCTATCGCCATTCGGGACGCCCGACCCGATGTCGACGCATTCTTGAAGCGCAACGGCAATCCCTATGCCCGCATCGGCCTGGACGCGCGCAGCAGCGTCCAGATTGCGCTCGGATCGTCGGGGGTGCCCGAAACCTTCGTCATCGATGGCAAGGGGCGCATCGCCTACCAACATATCGGCGACATTCGCGCCGACGACGTGCCGATGATCCTGGACCGGCTGAAGGATGCGCAATGA
- a CDS encoding cytochrome c-type biogenesis protein, producing MKLILALLLALVALPLGAQTALPPAPYADRQIADPALERKAKALMETIRCLTCQSQSIADSGASMAGDMRSQIRERIMAGEQPEAIRSWLIARYGDWVSYEPTAAPILWPLWAAPILLLGLGLLLLRGRIKRRKSA from the coding sequence ATGAAGCTGATCCTTGCTCTCCTCCTGGCGCTGGTCGCCCTGCCGCTTGGCGCGCAGACCGCGTTGCCGCCCGCGCCCTATGCCGACCGGCAGATCGCCGACCCGGCGTTGGAGCGCAAGGCGAAGGCACTGATGGAAACCATCCGCTGCCTCACCTGCCAAAGCCAGTCGATCGCCGACTCGGGCGCCAGCATGGCGGGCGACATGCGATCGCAGATCCGCGAACGCATCATGGCGGGCGAACAGCCCGAGGCGATCCGTAGCTGGCTGATCGCGCGCTATGGCGATTGGGTCAGCTATGAGCCGACCGCCGCGCCGATCCTGTGGCCGCTATGGGCCGCGCCGATCCTGTTGCTGGGATTGGGGCTGCTGTTGTTGCGTGGCCGGATCAAGCGGAGGAAAAGCGCATGA
- a CDS encoding tetratricopeptide repeat protein encodes MIGWFIAFGLAAIAFVALLLIGRIPRSAREISAAALLLGLAGYAWQGNPGLAGAPRVSREAAADKFDEKLAEQRRGLAERYGPAGQWLMMSDALGRQGKTREFANILLSGLRATPNDANLWLGLGNALVAHADGVVSPGADYAYRRALTLDPSGPAPRYFYGLALARNGQLQAARDLWAPLAASAPAGSQVKAELDANIARIDAMLSGGATPGSQ; translated from the coding sequence ATGATCGGCTGGTTTATCGCCTTTGGTCTGGCGGCTATCGCCTTTGTGGCGCTACTGCTGATCGGCCGTATCCCGCGTTCGGCGCGGGAGATCAGCGCGGCGGCCTTGCTGCTCGGCCTTGCGGGCTATGCGTGGCAGGGCAATCCGGGTCTTGCCGGGGCGCCTCGCGTCAGTCGGGAAGCGGCGGCCGATAAGTTCGACGAGAAGCTCGCCGAACAGCGTCGCGGGCTGGCGGAACGCTACGGCCCGGCGGGGCAGTGGCTGATGATGTCCGATGCGCTCGGTCGCCAAGGCAAGACCCGCGAGTTTGCGAACATCCTGCTGTCCGGCCTGCGGGCCACGCCAAACGACGCCAATCTGTGGCTGGGACTGGGCAATGCACTGGTCGCCCATGCCGATGGCGTGGTGTCTCCTGGTGCCGACTATGCCTATCGCCGCGCCCTGACGCTCGATCCGTCGGGACCGGCGCCGCGCTATTTCTATGGGCTGGCTCTCGCCCGCAATGGCCAGTTGCAGGCGGCGCGCGACCTGTGGGCGCCGCTCGCCGCCAGTGCGCCTGCGGGCAGTCAGGTGAAAGCGGAACTGGATGCCAATATCGCGCGTATCGACGCCATGCTGTCTGGCGGTGCGACCCCAGGGTCACAGTAA